One window of the Cryptomeria japonica chromosome 7, Sugi_1.0, whole genome shotgun sequence genome contains the following:
- the LOC131032617 gene encoding L-type lectin-domain containing receptor kinase IV.1-like, giving the protein MWVGWNLVLAFSLVLAVAESHTSFTFNLFSSSTLDLFGNASVHSNVVSLTSQSEYLFGRALYPLPVRMKNTTFRSFSTTFVFSMVPYSSEHSRSGHGLAFMMTPHKSPVGVLPTEFLGLLNLSSNGQPYNHLFAVVFDTIKTEEFQDINDNHVGVDINELTSKESKPAGYWINKREFQDLDLNSGQNIQAWIDYDHLERELNVTIVKAGSLRPEKPLISLRELNLSAILEEEMYVGFSAATGTYVEDHYILTWSFSTNGAASPLDTTHLPSFLHNQTVNIGLIAIVSLSLTVVILVIVVGLLLWLKRRKRRNFVEEWESGYWLHRYSYRDLSIATKGFRDDQILGSGVSGRVYKGVLPGTGLQVAVKSICQEEAKEFVAEISSLGRLKHRNLVQIRGYCRRRKELFVVYDYMSNGSLDNVIIENPNGVLAWGQRFKILKDVAAGLLYLHEEWEQTVVHRDIKTSNILLDADLNGKLGDFGFALLYEQNENPHTSRVVGTPGYIAPEFINTGKASTSTDVFSFRVVMLEVACGRRAVDSAQILLVDWVRLLYGKDRLLDAADPMLGGDYVEDEMERVLKWAILCCDPRPQARPCMRQLVEILEAQDSLPPFLPLPFSYGEMGSI; this is encoded by the coding sequence ATGTGGGTGGGATGGAATCTAGTCCTCGCATTCTCCCTTGTCCTTGCCGTTGCAGAAAGCCATACAAGCTTTACCTTTAATCTATTCAGTTCCTCAACCCTCGACTTATTCGGAAATGCTTCGGTGCATTCAAATGTCGTCTCCCTCACCAGTCAATCAGAGTACCTCTTCGGTCGTGCTTTATACCCTCTACCTGTGAGAATGAAAAATACAACATTTCGTTCATTCAGCACCACATTTGTGTTCAGCATGGTACCTTATTCTTCAGAGCATTCACGAAGCGGCCATGGATTGGCTTTTATGATGACCCCTCACAAGTCCCCTGTCGGGGTTTTACCAACTGAGTTTCTGGGTTTGCTTAATCTTTCGAGCAACGGACAACCCTACAATCATCTGTTTGCTGTCGTGTTTGACACAATCAAGACCGAGGAATTCCAAGACATCAACGACAATCATGTGGGTGTGGACATCAACGAACTCACCTCTAAGGAGTCCAAGCCTGCTGGTTATTGGATTAACAAAAGAGAGTTCCAAGATTTGGATCTCAACAGTGGACAGAATATTCAAGCTTGGATTGATTATGATCATCTTGAACGGGAGCTCAATGTCACCATTGTAAAAGCCGGTTCGCTTAGGCCGGAAAAGCCACTTATATCTCTGAGAGAACTCAATCTGTCGGCCATTCTCGAAGAAGAAATGTATGTTGGTTTCTCTGCGGCTACAGGAACTTATGTTGAAGACCATTATATTCTTACTTGGAGTTTCAGTACAAATGGAGCAGCTTCTCCCTTGGATACAACTCATCTTCCTTCATTCCTTCATAACCAGACCGTAAACATTGGACTGATAGCTATTGTTAGTCTGAGTCTCACTGTTGTAATCTTGGTAATAGTTGTGGGTCTTCTGCTATGGTTGAAGAGAAGAAAGCGTaggaattttgttgaagaatgGGAGTCTGGATATTGGCTTCACAGATACAGCTACAGGGACCTCTCTATTGCAACAAAAGGATTCAGAGACGACCAAATTTTGGGCTCCGGAGTATCCGGCCGTGTTTACAAAGGTGTTCTTCCTGGTACTGGGCTCCAAGTTGCGGTTAAATCTATCTGTCAAGAGGAAGCAAAGGAATTTGTAGCAGAAATTTCTAGTTTGGGTCGTCTCAAGCACCGGAACCTTGTGCAGATCAGAGGCTACTGCAGGCGAAGAAAAGAGTTATTCGTAGTTTACGATTACATGTCCAATGGAAGTCTGGACAATGTGATCATCGAGAATCCGAACGGAGTGCTGGCATGGGGGCAACGGTTCAAAATTCTGAAGGATGTGGCGGCAGGATTGCTGTATCTTCACGAAGAATGGGAGCAAACGGTAGTACACAGAGACATCAAAACCAGCAACATTTTGCTGGATGCAGATTTGAATGGAAAATTAGGGGATTTTGGGTTTGCTCTCTTGTATGAACAGAATGAAAATCCACACACAAGCCGCGTAGTGGGAACTCCTGGATACATCGCCCCGGAATTCATAAACACAGGAAAAGCGAGTACCAGCACGGACGTGTTCAGCTTTCGCGTAGTGATGTTGGAGGTTGCTTGTGGAAGACGGGCTGTTGATTCCGCCCAAATCTTGTTAGTTGATTGGGTGCGACTGCTCTATGGGAAAGACCGGTTGTTGGACGCAGCCGACCCCATGCTCGGTGGTGATTACGTTGAGGATGAGATGGAACGTGTGTTGAAATGGGCAATCCTATGTTGTGATCCTCGTCCACAAGCAAGACCTTGCATGAGGCAGCTGGTTGAGATACTTGAGGCCCAAGATTCTCTTCCGCCCTTTCTTCCACTGCCCTTTTCTTACGGAGAAATGGGTTCCATCTAA